A genomic segment from Ruegeria sp. TM1040 encodes:
- a CDS encoding monovalent cation:proton antiporter-2 (CPA2) family protein, with protein MDSFLSQASIYLAAAVIAVPIAARLGLGSVLGYLAAGIIIGPILGLVGAEAEELQHFAEFGVVMMLFLIGLELDPRALWAMRHHLIGLGGLQITASTALLAGAAIFFGHSWQVGLAVGLALSLSSTAIVLQTLSEKGLTRTGGGRATFSVLLTQDIAVIPILALLPLLATQHALSLSEDGSIVRAEEAHGAGHHSLSLVEGLPGWAVTLTTIGAIAFVILAGVYLTRPVFRFIHASNLREMYTALALLIVVGISFLMTLVGLSPALGAFLAGVVLANSEFRHELESDLEPFKGLLLGLFFITVGAGINYRLFLAEPGDVIGLALLVIFAKGAVLYFVGRAFGLRGRNHWLFTLGLAQAGEFGFVLLAFSLQLNVVTADLSEKLLLVIALTMLITPLLFILYEILSKRMKDAQVEHTPDEIDEEGTVIIAGIGRFGQIVHRLVNASGFKTVLLDSDMKAVQLMRRFGVKSFLGDPTRPELLKAAGISKAKVLVVALDDQESATKLVTYARRNYPDIHIVARAYDRNHVFELYKAGANDIVREMFDSSLRAGRYVLENIGLSEYEAAQAEQTFYAHDRHTIRELAGHWIPGTPASENPAYIKRARELEKDLETALLSLAEDHIKHRA; from the coding sequence ATGGATAGTTTTCTCTCTCAGGCCTCAATCTACCTCGCCGCCGCCGTGATCGCCGTACCCATCGCCGCCCGGTTGGGTTTGGGGTCGGTGCTCGGATACCTCGCCGCGGGCATCATCATCGGTCCGATCTTGGGTCTTGTCGGGGCGGAAGCCGAGGAACTCCAGCATTTTGCCGAGTTTGGCGTCGTGATGATGCTGTTTCTGATCGGCCTCGAGCTCGACCCGCGCGCGCTCTGGGCGATGCGACACCACTTGATCGGACTCGGTGGGTTACAAATCACCGCTTCAACCGCACTCCTTGCGGGGGCTGCGATCTTTTTTGGCCACAGCTGGCAAGTGGGCCTTGCCGTCGGGCTGGCGCTCTCGCTGTCATCAACAGCCATCGTGCTGCAAACGCTTTCGGAAAAAGGGCTGACGCGCACTGGAGGGGGCAGAGCGACCTTCTCTGTCTTGCTCACCCAGGACATTGCAGTCATTCCGATCCTGGCTCTGCTGCCGCTGTTGGCGACACAACATGCACTATCCCTGTCCGAGGATGGCTCCATCGTGCGCGCAGAAGAAGCGCATGGCGCGGGACACCACTCGCTCTCGCTCGTAGAAGGGCTGCCTGGCTGGGCCGTCACCCTGACGACAATCGGCGCCATCGCCTTCGTGATTCTGGCGGGCGTCTATCTGACCCGTCCGGTGTTTCGCTTCATTCACGCCTCCAACCTGCGCGAGATGTATACGGCACTGGCCCTTCTGATCGTTGTTGGAATTTCCTTCCTGATGACCTTGGTCGGGTTGTCCCCGGCGTTGGGCGCCTTTCTCGCCGGTGTTGTGCTCGCGAACAGCGAGTTCCGCCACGAGCTGGAGAGCGACCTCGAACCCTTCAAAGGGCTCCTGTTGGGGCTATTCTTCATCACCGTCGGAGCAGGTATCAACTATCGCTTGTTCCTAGCCGAGCCCGGGGATGTGATCGGTCTCGCCTTGCTCGTGATTTTCGCAAAGGGCGCGGTTTTGTATTTCGTCGGCAGGGCCTTCGGACTGAGAGGGCGCAATCATTGGCTCTTCACCCTCGGGCTGGCGCAGGCCGGTGAATTTGGCTTTGTGCTGCTGGCGTTCTCGCTTCAGCTGAATGTGGTTACGGCCGATCTGTCGGAGAAACTGCTGCTGGTCATCGCGCTGACGATGTTGATCACGCCGCTTTTGTTCATCCTCTACGAAATCCTATCCAAGCGGATGAAGGACGCCCAAGTCGAACATACGCCCGACGAGATTGACGAAGAAGGCACAGTGATCATCGCCGGGATCGGGCGTTTTGGTCAGATCGTGCATCGCCTTGTGAATGCGAGTGGCTTCAAGACCGTTCTTTTGGACAGCGACATGAAGGCGGTACAGCTGATGCGCCGCTTTGGGGTCAAGAGTTTCCTCGGGGATCCAACCCGTCCAGAGCTGCTGAAAGCGGCTGGCATCAGCAAGGCAAAAGTGCTGGTTGTCGCGCTCGACGATCAGGAAAGCGCCACAAAACTCGTGACTTACGCCCGGCGGAACTATCCAGACATCCATATTGTCGCCCGCGCCTATGATCGCAACCATGTGTTTGAGCTTTATAAAGCGGGGGCCAATGATATCGTGCGCGAAATGTTCGACAGCTCGCTGCGGGCCGGTCGCTATGTGCTCGAGAATATCGGACTAAGCGAGTATGAGGCGGCACAGGCCGAACAGACCTTTTACGCGCATGATCGCCACACCATCCGAGAGCTCGCAGGGCATTGGATTCCGGGCACTCCCGCAAGCGAGAACCCGGCCTATATCAAACGCGCGAGAGAGCTGGAAAAAGACCTGGAAACGGCGCTGCTGTCGCTAGCTGAAGACCACATCAAACACCGCGCCTGA
- the cobS gene encoding adenosylcobinamide-GDP ribazoletransferase has translation MRKNDFKPIDLLLALVLLTRLPLPHLSKEVFARQAAAVWAFPLVGAVVGVVSIFAGAVALIWCPPFVAAGIALATQVLVSGAMHEDGLADMADGFWGGFDPKRRLEIMKDSHIGTYGVLALLFGLGLRWSILAALFEAGDIWCLMALASLSRAAMPVMMASMPNARGRGLSQSVGRPAWPATLVGLLIALVVGFLSTGGSVIWAALVLGPLLLGLRQLAMTKIGGQTGDVLGATQQLSEIALGLTLLALL, from the coding sequence ATGCGAAAAAACGACTTCAAGCCCATTGATTTGCTGCTCGCGCTGGTCTTGCTGACCCGCCTGCCGCTGCCGCATCTCTCCAAAGAGGTTTTTGCACGCCAAGCGGCTGCAGTCTGGGCCTTCCCCCTGGTTGGGGCCGTCGTGGGGGTGGTGTCAATTTTTGCAGGCGCCGTGGCGTTGATCTGGTGTCCGCCCTTCGTGGCCGCCGGAATTGCGCTTGCGACACAGGTTCTTGTGAGCGGCGCCATGCATGAAGACGGTCTCGCAGATATGGCGGATGGGTTCTGGGGCGGCTTTGACCCCAAGCGGCGTCTGGAGATCATGAAGGACAGCCATATTGGCACCTATGGTGTGTTGGCACTGCTCTTTGGATTGGGACTGCGCTGGAGCATTCTGGCCGCACTCTTTGAGGCGGGGGACATCTGGTGCCTGATGGCGCTTGCATCACTGAGCCGCGCAGCGATGCCCGTGATGATGGCCAGCATGCCCAACGCGCGCGGGCGAGGCCTGTCGCAGTCAGTTGGCCGTCCAGCCTGGCCAGCGACCCTTGTGGGGCTCCTGATCGCGCTGGTTGTGGGGTTCCTCAGTACCGGCGGCAGCGTGATCTGGGCGGCACTGGTTCTGGGGCCCTTGCTGCTCGGCTTGCGTCAGCTTGCAATGACAAAAATCGGCGGGCAGACCGGAGACGTTCTGGGCGCCACGCAGCAACTCAGCGAAATCGCACTTGGTCTCACATTGCTCGCGCTTCTCTGA
- a CDS encoding PAS domain-containing protein: MSFVDRRIETRPSSGAAPFELNEVFFSRTDERGVILSCNYVFQRVAHYEWEEIIGAPHKLVRHADTPKGLFYLFWEMLKSGKTVGAYVKNKSKDGLHYWVFATVVPCGDGYLSARIKPSSKLFAEIQTLYAKIVKAEQEGDLSAEESAQIMLDWVHEKGFDDYQHFASHALAEELISRDLGLGRKVDPQISELREMLRNAEKLLDETHGLVKDFEAMHTIPHNLRVIASRIEPSGGPVTVLSQNYGAMSREMSDWFERNVMGENTNFATVKHSVNSSLFIAGMTRILMECDTQLQKERRDLGDVDMEEERRRLADLVKQQAGHAQKGMAEVDIEAVRIINACQVMHRHFLGLSSTRVLCKIESARLPSSGETLSDIIDQLGAFQERISERLEHIAKLGEEIRSLEGE, encoded by the coding sequence GTGTCCTTTGTCGATCGCCGCATTGAAACCCGCCCGAGCAGCGGCGCAGCCCCTTTCGAACTAAACGAGGTCTTTTTCTCGCGTACCGATGAGCGTGGAGTCATTCTGTCCTGCAACTACGTCTTCCAACGGGTTGCACATTACGAATGGGAAGAGATTATCGGAGCGCCCCACAAACTGGTGCGCCATGCCGACACGCCCAAAGGGTTATTCTACCTCTTCTGGGAAATGCTGAAATCCGGAAAAACCGTTGGTGCATATGTAAAGAACAAGTCCAAGGATGGGCTGCACTACTGGGTTTTTGCAACTGTTGTTCCCTGTGGCGACGGCTATCTGTCCGCACGTATAAAGCCAAGCAGCAAGCTTTTTGCCGAGATCCAGACGCTCTACGCCAAGATTGTCAAAGCCGAACAAGAGGGTGATCTATCCGCCGAGGAAAGCGCTCAGATCATGCTCGACTGGGTTCACGAAAAGGGCTTTGACGACTATCAGCATTTTGCATCGCATGCCCTCGCCGAGGAACTCATTTCGCGCGATTTGGGCCTGGGTCGCAAGGTGGATCCGCAGATTTCGGAACTGCGTGAAATGCTGCGCAATGCGGAAAAGCTTCTCGATGAAACCCATGGTCTTGTGAAAGACTTCGAAGCCATGCACACGATTCCGCATAACCTGCGTGTCATCGCCTCCCGGATTGAGCCTTCGGGCGGTCCGGTGACGGTGCTGTCCCAGAACTATGGCGCTATGTCGCGCGAAATGTCGGATTGGTTTGAGCGCAACGTGATGGGCGAAAACACCAACTTTGCCACCGTAAAGCACTCCGTGAACTCCAGCCTCTTTATTGCGGGCATGACCCGAATCCTGATGGAATGCGACACCCAGCTGCAAAAGGAACGGCGTGATCTGGGCGATGTCGACATGGAAGAAGAGCGCCGCCGCCTTGCGGATCTGGTCAAACAACAGGCCGGACACGCCCAGAAAGGCATGGCGGAGGTAGACATCGAAGCCGTGCGGATCATCAATGCGTGCCAGGTCATGCATCGTCACTTTCTGGGCCTGAGCTCCACACGCGTCCTCTGTAAAATCGAGAGTGCGCGCCTGCCCTCCTCTGGCGAAACCCTTTCTGACATTATCGATCAGCTTGGTGCCTTTCAGGAACGCATTTCGGAACGGTTGGAACATATCGCAAAACTCGGAGAGGAAATTCGCTCGCTCGAGGGCGAGTAA
- the cobT gene encoding nicotinate-nucleotide--dimethylbenzimidazole phosphoribosyltransferase — protein MLPDLTTLSDFRNALAQAPGADADARAACEDRNGQLTKPPGALGQLEEIAIWYGSWRGTARPEVRAPQVIVFAGNHGVTARGVSAFPAEVTVQMVANFKAGGAAINQLAQLADARMDVHALELDRPTADFTQGPAMSEEDLLAALRTGWNAVDPASDVLVVGEMGIGNTTSAAAICHALYGGEPGDWTGRGTGVDDEGLALKTAVIAEAVALHGSRDGLEVLRCLGGREIAAMAGAIAAARVLRIPVILDGFICCAAAASLARLHDQALDHAVAGHQSAEGGHQALLARLGKAPLLSLGLRLGEGSGAALAIQVLKGALACHSGMATFAEAGVSDG, from the coding sequence ATGCTGCCAGACCTGACGACGCTTTCTGATTTCCGTAATGCTCTGGCGCAAGCGCCCGGCGCCGATGCTGACGCGCGCGCGGCCTGCGAGGACCGGAACGGGCAATTGACCAAACCGCCTGGGGCGCTGGGGCAGCTTGAAGAGATCGCGATCTGGTACGGCAGTTGGCGTGGAACGGCGCGTCCCGAAGTGCGCGCGCCGCAAGTCATTGTCTTTGCCGGAAACCATGGCGTCACCGCGCGTGGGGTCTCGGCCTTTCCGGCCGAGGTCACGGTGCAGATGGTTGCCAATTTCAAGGCAGGCGGCGCGGCGATCAACCAGTTGGCCCAGCTCGCTGATGCGCGCATGGATGTCCATGCGCTGGAGCTGGATCGCCCGACGGCTGATTTCACGCAGGGCCCCGCGATGAGCGAGGAAGACCTGCTGGCCGCGCTGCGCACTGGCTGGAATGCGGTCGATCCGGCGAGCGATGTGCTCGTGGTGGGCGAAATGGGGATCGGGAACACGACCTCTGCGGCTGCGATCTGCCATGCGCTTTATGGCGGTGAGCCGGGTGATTGGACGGGCAGGGGCACCGGCGTTGACGACGAGGGCCTTGCCCTGAAGACGGCTGTTATCGCCGAGGCGGTCGCGCTGCACGGCAGCCGCGACGGGTTGGAGGTTCTGCGTTGCCTTGGCGGGCGTGAGATCGCAGCAATGGCCGGGGCGATCGCTGCGGCGCGAGTGCTGCGCATTCCGGTTATTCTGGATGGGTTCATCTGCTGTGCCGCTGCGGCCTCTCTGGCGCGCCTGCACGATCAGGCGTTGGATCACGCTGTCGCAGGCCATCAAAGCGCCGAGGGCGGTCATCAGGCATTGCTGGCGAGACTGGGCAAGGCACCGCTGCTGTCGCTGGGGCTGCGCCTTGGAGAGGGCTCTGGGGCGGCACTTGCAATCCAAGTGCTCAAAGGTGCGCTGGCCTGTCATAGTGGCATGGCCACCTTTGCCGAAGCCGGAGTATCGGACGGCTGA
- a CDS encoding Lrp/AsnC family transcriptional regulator, which translates to MLDATDIKLLAQLQKNAQATAQELGDVLNLSASQAGRRRQRLEEDGFIQNYVARLDPSKLGLAVQCFVQVHLHSHGPDNAASFARLVSNRPEITSAWTMTGEADYLLRVYCHDLQELNTLLHEIILPHPAVGRVHSQIVMAQLKGDSPLPV; encoded by the coding sequence ATGCTTGACGCAACAGACATCAAACTGCTCGCACAACTTCAGAAGAACGCTCAGGCCACCGCACAGGAGCTCGGAGATGTGCTCAATCTCTCTGCCAGCCAGGCCGGACGCAGGCGCCAACGCCTGGAAGAAGATGGCTTCATCCAAAACTACGTCGCGCGCCTTGATCCTTCAAAGCTCGGGCTTGCTGTGCAGTGTTTTGTTCAGGTGCATCTGCACAGTCACGGCCCCGATAATGCTGCAAGCTTTGCGCGATTGGTTTCAAATCGTCCGGAAATCACTTCCGCCTGGACGATGACCGGAGAGGCCGACTACCTGCTGCGCGTTTACTGTCATGATCTACAAGAATTAAATACGCTGCTTCACGAGATTATTCTTCCGCATCCGGCAGTTGGACGGGTCCACAGTCAGATCGTAATGGCACAGTTAAAAGGTGATAGTCCCCTACCCGTTTAA
- a CDS encoding CarD family transcriptional regulator produces the protein MTKSKKLEFRPNDFIVYPAHGVGQIISIEEQEVAGYKLELFVITFEKDKMTLRVPTHKAIDIGMRSLSSPDVINQAMKTLKGKAKVKRAMWSRRAQEYEQKINSGDLISIAEVVRDLHRTDDQREQSYSERQLYEAALERLTREVAAVSGGDEIAAAKQVDEVLTSRAA, from the coding sequence ATGACCAAATCGAAGAAGCTCGAATTCCGCCCCAATGATTTCATTGTATACCCAGCCCATGGCGTTGGGCAGATCATTTCGATCGAGGAGCAGGAAGTGGCCGGCTACAAGCTGGAGCTTTTCGTAATCACCTTTGAAAAAGACAAGATGACCCTGCGCGTGCCGACGCATAAGGCCATCGACATCGGCATGCGTTCGCTGTCTTCCCCTGATGTGATCAATCAGGCGATGAAGACGCTGAAAGGCAAGGCCAAGGTCAAGCGCGCCATGTGGTCGCGTCGGGCACAGGAATACGAACAGAAGATCAATTCCGGCGATCTGATCTCCATTGCCGAAGTGGTGCGCGACCTGCACCGTACCGATGATCAGCGCGAGCAGAGCTATTCCGAGCGTCAGTTGTATGAAGCCGCGCTCGAGCGTCTGACCCGCGAAGTTGCGGCCGTGTCCGGTGGCGACGAAATCGCGGCGGCCAAGCAGGTTGATGAGGTCCTGACCTCCCGCGCTGCCTGA
- the hppD gene encoding 4-hydroxyphenylpyruvate dioxygenase: protein MGPFPHDAPKSVISAENPAGTDGFEFVEFASPNPEELRELFAKMGYELVGRHKTKPGIELWQQGDITYILNAEKGSFAEKFVELHGPCAPSMGWRVVDAQKAFEHAVAKGAEPYEGDDKTMDVPAIKGIGGSLIYFIDQYYDTSPYNEEFEWLKQSKPRGVGFYYLDHLTHNVFKGNMDKWFHFYGDLFNFKEIRFFDIQGKYTGLFSRALTSPCGRIRIPINEDRGETGQIVAYLKKYNGEGIQHIAVGARDIYDATDEISERGIQFMPAPPATYYDMSHDRVQGHEEPLDRMKKHGILIDGEGVVDGGETRILLQIFSKTVIGPIFFEFIQRKGDDGFGEGNFKALFESIEQEQINNGEISAAE, encoded by the coding sequence ATGGGACCTTTCCCTCATGATGCCCCCAAATCGGTGATCAGCGCTGAGAACCCGGCCGGAACCGATGGATTTGAATTTGTAGAGTTTGCCAGCCCGAACCCCGAAGAACTGCGCGAGCTCTTTGCCAAGATGGGGTACGAGTTGGTCGGACGTCACAAGACCAAGCCGGGTATCGAGCTTTGGCAGCAGGGGGACATCACCTACATCCTCAATGCCGAGAAAGGCTCTTTTGCGGAAAAGTTCGTTGAACTTCACGGCCCCTGTGCCCCCTCGATGGGCTGGCGTGTGGTCGATGCGCAAAAGGCGTTTGAGCACGCGGTGGCCAAGGGGGCGGAGCCCTATGAAGGCGATGACAAAACAATGGATGTGCCTGCAATCAAAGGGATTGGCGGCTCGCTCATCTACTTCATCGACCAGTATTACGACACCTCGCCCTATAACGAGGAATTCGAGTGGCTGAAGCAGTCCAAACCGCGCGGCGTCGGTTTTTATTACCTCGATCACCTCACGCACAATGTCTTCAAAGGCAACATGGACAAGTGGTTCCACTTTTATGGCGACCTGTTCAACTTCAAGGAAATCCGGTTCTTTGACATTCAGGGCAAGTATACCGGCCTCTTCAGCCGTGCCTTGACCTCGCCTTGCGGCCGCATTCGCATTCCGATCAACGAGGACCGTGGCGAGACCGGGCAGATCGTTGCCTATCTCAAGAAGTACAATGGCGAAGGCATCCAGCACATCGCTGTGGGCGCGCGTGACATCTATGATGCCACTGACGAGATCTCCGAACGTGGCATCCAGTTCATGCCGGCCCCGCCTGCAACCTATTACGACATGAGCCACGACCGTGTCCAAGGCCACGAAGAGCCGCTGGATCGTATGAAAAAGCACGGCATCCTCATCGACGGCGAAGGCGTGGTGGACGGGGGCGAGACACGCATCCTGCTGCAGATCTTCTCAAAAACGGTGATCGGGCCGATCTTCTTTGAGTTCATCCAGCGCAAAGGCGATGACGGCTTTGGCGAGGGCAACTTCAAGGCGCTCTTTGAATCGATCGAACAGGAGCAAATCAACAACGGTGAAATCTCCGCTGCCGAGTGA